In Myxococcus xanthus, the genomic window TCCGGCCACTCCCACCACGGGCGGCGCTCTTCCTGCTCGCTGATGGCGGTGAAGAGCGCGTAGCTCTCCAGCCATTCGCCCTGGGCGTCGCGCCACTGGCGGAAGGTCTTCGCCCGCTCGGACTGGGGCGCCCAGTGCTGCGCTTCGAAGACGTCGAAGGCGCGCGCGAAGGCGGTGTCCTTGAGGGGGAAGACCAGGTCATAGCGCACGCGCGGCGCAGAGCGCGCCTCGGCCAACTGGGCGCGCTGCGCGTCGGACAGGGCCGCCTCGCCGCCGGCCGCGGTGAACTCCGGCAGCCGCTGCAGGTCGATGAAGAGGGGATTGAGGCCGAAGGCCGAACGCGTCGCGTAGGGGCTCGAGTCGCCCGGCGCGGTGGGCAGCAGCGGCAGCACCATCAGCATCCGCTGGCGGGCGGACTTCATCCAGGTGAACAGTCCCTCCAGGGCACCGAAGTCACCGATGCCAAAGTCGGTCTGTGAGCGGAGGGAGAAAAGCGGGAGCAAAAGACCGGAGAGCCGGCCGGGGGTGGACATGGTGCGATGCAATCTGCCCCAGCCCCGCGCCGGTGGGAACTGTGGACGCTCTCCGAGTGTGTCTGGGTTCTTCGCTTTCCGGACGGAAGGGCCGTTAACATCCAGGTGTGAACTGGTTGCCGGAGTCTTTCTACGCCCGTCCCGCGCTGGTGGTCGCGCGGGAGCTGCTCGGCGCCTTGCTGGTGGTGGAGGAGGGCGGGCAGCGCCGGGTGGGCCGCATCGTGGAGACGGAGGCCTATATCGGCGAGCACGACCTGGCGTGCCACGCGGCCAAGGGACTCACCCCTCGCACCGAGGTCATGTTCGGACCGGCCGGCGTGGCGTACGTCTATCTGATTTATGGCATGCACCACTGCTTCAACGTGGTGACGGATGCCACGGGGGCGGGCGCGGCGGTGCTGGTGCGGGCGGTGGAGCCGGTGGAGGGCCTGCCCCCGGGGACGCGCACGGACGGGCCGGGCCGCCTGTGCAAGGCGCTGGGCCTCACCCGAGCGCACAACCGGCGGGGCCTGTGCACGCCCGTGCTGCACTTGCGACCCGGGACGCCTGTTCCCGAGTCAGCCGTGTCCCGGGGGCCTCGGATTGGCGTGGATTACGCTGGGACCTGGGCCGCCGAACCCTTCCGGTTGTGGGTCCGGGACAGTCAACACGTCAGCAAGGGGCCGCCACCGGGGCGCCGCAAGCCCGCTTGACGGCGGGCTTTCTGGCTGGTTGGGTGCGCCCCGCCATGTCCGACGAGGCCGTCATGGGCGAGGACCGTCAGCTCCTCGCTCGCGCACAGGATGGGGATGTTTCCGCCTTCGAGGCCCTGGTGGATGCCCACCGGGACAAGGTGTATGGCCTGGCGCTCCGGATGACCCGTTCGGAAGCCGACGCGGCCGAAATCACCCAGGACACCTTCCTGTCCGCCTACCAACACCTGAAGGATTTCCGGGGGGATGCGGCCTTCGGTTCCTGGGTGCACCGCATCGCCGCCAACCATGCGCTCATGCGCCTGCGCCACCGCCGCGTGGCCCAGGCAGCCGAGCAGGAGCTCCAGGGCCCGGAGTTCACCGAGCGGGGCTCCCTGGCGGATTATCCCCAGACGGATTGGAGCCGGGACGCCGAGGAGAAGGCCCTGGACGCCGAGCTGGGCTCCGCCATCCAGCAAGCCTCGGACCGCCTGCCCGAGGGGTACCGGGAGGTCTTCCTCTTGAAAGACGTGGAGGGCCTCAGTTACGAACAGATTGCAGAGGCGACGGGGGACTCCATCCCCGCCATCAAGAGCCGGTTGCACCGGGCACGGCTCGCGCTCCGTGAAGCCATCGACGCTTTCTACAACCGGGATAGCCGCGAGTTGTGAAACGCGACGAAGCGCTCGGCATCATCGAGAGGAACGAGGGCGCGCCGCAGCCAGCCGAGGTTCGGATGTACAACTGCAAAGATTCCATCAACCTCCTGCTGCAATTCCTCGACGGAGAGATGTCTCCCGAGGACACACAGCACTTACGTGAGCACCTGCGCGGTTGCAGTCCCTGTGTGGACTTCCTGCGCACCTACCGGGCCACACCCGGGCTGTGCAAGAAGGCGCTGGTGGCGAAGATGCCGAAGGAAGTCTCCGAGAAGCTCACCGAGTTCCTTCGCTCCAAAATCAAGTCCGCCTCGTGAACCTGAAGTCCTTGTCGTTGCAGGAGTTGGAGGCCGCGCTCGCGCCGCTCTCCCCGTCGCCCGCCGCCGTCCGCAAGGTGTTCGCGGCCGTCTTCGCCCACGGTGCGCAGTCCGTGGAGGACGTCGCTTCGGCCCGTCAGGTGCCGCGCCGCGTGGGAGACCACCTGCGTGCCCACGCGGAGATGCCGAAGCTGGCAATCGTCGAGCGCCGCCGCGCGGACGACGGCTTCGTGAAGTACCTCTTCGACTCGCCGCTGGGCGGACGTATCGAAGCGGTCCGCATCCCCATCTTCGATGAGAAGTACGTCATCTGCGTCTCCAGCCAGGTGGGCTGTGCGCTGGCGTGCGACTTCTGCATGACGGGGAAGTTGGGCTTCAAAAGGAACCTCCAGACCTGGGAGATATTGGACCAGGTGCTCCAGGTCCGGGAGGAAGCGGACCGGCCGGTGCGCGGCGTCGTCTTCATGGGGATGGGGGAGCCGCTGCTCAACTACAAGGAGACGCTGCGGGCCGCGGACATCCTGCGGCACCCTGCGGGGTTCTCCATCGCGGGCGAGGCGATTACCTTCTCCACGGCGGGCCATGTGCCGGCGATCCGCCGCTACGTGCGCGAAGGGCATCCGTACCGGCTGGCCTTCTCCGTGACGAGCGCCATCGCGGAGAAGCGGGCGAAGGTGCTGCCGATTGAGAAGACGCACCCGCTGCCGGAGCTCATCGCCGCCATCCGCGAGTACAGCGAGGTGCGGCGCGAGCGGGCGATGATCGCCTATGTCGCCATCAGCGGCTTCAACATGGGGCGCGAGGACGCCGAGGCGCTGAAGGTCGCCTTCGAGGGCATCCGCATCAAGGTGGACCTCATCGACGTGACGGACCCCACCGGGAAGTACCTGCCGCCCACGCCCGAGGAGCTGAGCGCCTTCCGCGACCACCTCCAGATTCTCAAGTCGCCGGTGGCGCGTCGGTACTCCGGTGGCAAGGAGATTGGCGCGGCGTGTGGCACGCTGGCGGCCACGCAGTATGGCGGCACGGTGATGCCGCGGCCCGCCGAGGCGCCTCCGTCCACGACGCCATGACGCGGGCCCCGCGTGGGCCCCGGGGATGTTCACCGGTGGCGGGGCCAGGGCGGAAGCACCTTTCGTGTTGGCGGCTTCCGACTTAAATCCGACGGAGCACGACTCGCCGGAGGTCGCACGCTCGGATGGTGGAATACATCGACCAGCTCATCTCGGCCCTGGGGCCCCTGGGCCTGCTCGTGCTGGGGCTGGCGGCGATGCTGGAGTACGTCGTGCCGCCCTTTCCCGGAGACACCATCACCCTGCTGGGGGGCGTGTACGCGGTGCGTGGTTCGCAGCCGTGGGTGCTCGTCTTCCTGGTGGTGACGGTGGGCAGTGTGGTGGGCGCGGCCATCAACTACGCGGTGGGGCACTGGCTGGCGAAGCGCTTCGACGCCCACCCCGAACGCAGCTTCTTGGGCATCACCCATGCGCGGCTGGAGCAGGTTCAAGCGCGCATGCGCGTGAATGGGCCGTGGCTGCTGCTGGTGAATCGGTTCCTGCCGGGCATCCGGGGCCTCATCTTTGTCGCCGCGGGCGCCTCTCGCATGCCGCGCTTCAACGCGCTGGCGCTGGGCGCGGTGTCCGCCATGGCACATACCGGGCTGGTGCTGGGGCTGGGCGCGGCGGTGGGCGGCAATCTGGAGCGGCTGACGGCGCTCGTCACCCGGTACCAGTACGCGGTGGTGGGACTGGTCGTCATTGGCGCCATTGGCGTGGGCATCCGGATGTTGGCCCGGCGCCGTGCCCCCGCGCCGGGGCCTTGAGTTCGTCTCAGGACGGCGCCTTGGCGTTGCATTGCAGGGGCGCGCGGCCCCGCGCTTGAGTCGCGGACATGCATCCGCAGGCGCGTTCCTGGAGTCCATTGTGGGTGGCGCTCATGCTCGCCGTGGGCGGGTGCCAGTCGGGGGACTCCGGGATGGGAGGCTCGCGTCAGGGGTTCCGGCCCCGGGATGCGGTGGTGGACTTCGGCCGTGTGCTGGAGGGGACGCAGGCGCGCCGCGCGGTGACGGTGCTGGCCACGGGCCGAGTGGGTCTGACGGTGGCGGCATCCGTGGAGGCGCCCTTCGCCGTGGTGACGTCCGAGGTGAGCATATCTGGCGGCGGCGCGACCGAAGTGGAGGTCGTCTTCACCGCGGGGCATGGGCCGTCGGAGGGAATGCTGCTGTTGTCAGGCGCGGGGCTGACGGAGTCCGTTCGCCTCACGGGCCTGGGCATCCGGCCCACGCCGTGTCCGGAGCGCCCCTGCTTCGACTCCCGCTTCGACGTGGCATCCGGGACGTGCGTGGAGGCGCCGCTGGAGGAAGGCGCCGCGTGCACGCCGGAGAGCCGCTGTCAGGTGGATGGCCGCTGCCAGGCGAGCGTCTGCGTGGGCCACCCGAGGACGTGTGATGACAACAATCCGTGCACGGTGGATGCCTGTTCGCCCACGCAGGGGTGTGTGACGTCGCGGGTGGCGTGCCCCGCGCCGCAGAACCCCTGCAAGGTGGGGGTGTGCGACCGGGACGAGGGCTGCACGGCGGTGGACGCCGACGACTTCAGTCCTTGCGGCCCGGCGGACTGTCAGAAGGCGCGTCTGTGCTTCAGCGGCGCATGCCGGGAGGTGACGCCACCCGAGGGCTTCGTCTGCGCGCCTGCTACCGCCTGCCAGGGAGAAGGGACGTGCCAGGGCGGCGTGTGTCAGCGGCCGGACCCTGTCGAGCTCGCGCCGGAGCTCAGCCTGGAGCTGGAAGGCGTGCCGGTGGAGGCGGACGGTGGGACGGTATTGCTCGTCTCGGAAGACGCTCTCTACACCTCCGTGTGTGGCGGGGACGCGGGCTGCCAGTTGGTCGCGTACACGCGCTCTGGGCTGCTGCGGTACGCGTCTTCGTACCCGGATGGGGGTGCGCGGACGCTGCTGGCCGCGTCGGATGCGGGCGTGGTGGTCCATGCGCCAGAGGGGCTCGAGGCCTATGCGCCGCGCGGCTCCGGTGCGCGCCTGTGGCAGGCCTCGTGGGCGTCGCTAGGGGCGGGCGAGGGCCTGCCGCTGGGAGGCGCCGCCGCGAGCCACATCGCACTCACGCACGAGGAGGACATCCTCGCGTACGTCGCGTGGCGAGCCGTGCCGGATGCCGGCGGCGTGGATGATGGCGGCACCGCGCCTGAATCCGCGAGGCTCGTCTGGCTGTCGGGTCGCGAGGACGCTGGCACGTTGCTGGGCGCGTCACAGGTCGAAGCCTGGCGAGGAGAGGCGCGGCTGGGGCTGGACGTGCTGGGGACGGCCTATCTCTACACGGTGGATGGGCGACTGGCGCGGGTGGAGGTGTCGCCAGGAGTGGCGGATGGCGGTGGGGGGACGGAGTTGAAGCTGAGCGCGCTGCTGGATGGCGGTGTTCCGGATGGAGGTGCGTCACTGGCCATCGCGGGTGGGCGGCTGCTGGTGGGAGCGCGAGCCTTTGTGCCGGAGGATGGCGGCGTGCCCGTCATGCTCTCCGAAGGGGGCGGTGGAGCCAGCGTGCGGGTGCCCATCGCGGAGCCGGCGCTCCTGTCCTCGGGTGGCCAGCCTGGCCAGCTCTTCGCGCGGGCATGTGCGCGCACGGACGGCGTTCCCTGCACGGCGCGGGAGGAGCGTGTCGTGCTTCGCGCCGTGGACCCGGAGTCCGGCCACGTGGTGTGGGAGGTGGATGCGCTTCCGGATGAGGTGGCACCGGGCACGGTGTACGAAGCCGCGTTGCTCCAAGGGGGCGCGGTGGCGGTGCTCGCTGACGCCGAACTGCCGGAGGGCCACCAGGCCTGGATACAGTTCTTTGCTCAAGGTGCCCGAGTCGGCAGTTGCCCGCTTCCCAGTCGCCCGCGGGTGGCGGGTGCCGCGTTCCTGGGGCAGCACCTGTATGTCGTCTTGAACCGCGATGGCGTGTGGCGACTCGAGTCGTACGGCCTGGGGCGGGACTTCATGACGGAAGACCGCGGCTGGCCGCAGCGCCATGGTGGACCCTTGCGGATGAGAAACGAATCTCCGTGATGCCGGCGCCGCGCGCCACCCGTGCCTTGGGCTGTCTCAGGTGGCGGCGTTCGGGTCGACCCAGAGGTCTTCGAAGCGCACCTGGGGCGGCGTCTGGTGCAGCCGCAGGCTTTGGACCGCGGGGGTCGCGGCCGCGTGGGCGCGGTCGTGGTACAGCGGGATGAGGGGGCAGTCCTCCTGGAAGAGCTGCTCCGCGCGCAGATAGAGCTGACGGCGCAGCTCCGGGTCGATGGAGACGCGGGCCTCGGCGGTGAGGCGGTCCAGCTCCGGGTTCCGGTAGCCCATGGGGAACACCGTCTGGGCGTTGGAGTGGAGGAGGAAGTACAGGAAGGTGTCCGGGTCCGGGTAGTCGGCCAGCCAGCGGTTGCGGAAGGCGGGGAGGCGGCCCTCGGTCACCTGGGCCGTGTATTCCTCGCGCGACATCTCCACGTAGCGCAGCTCCAGCAGCCCGGCCTGGAGCAGCGGGCGGAAGAGCACCGCGTCCTCCGCGGAGTGGTCATTGCCGGTGGGACGGTGGAGCGTCAGCCGCAGCCTGCGCAGGCCTGCCTCTCGCAGCAGCCGCTCGGCGAGGGCCACGTCCGGTACGGGCGCGGGTCCCATGTCCGCGTCATCCAGCAGCTCGGGTGGGGTCAGCGAGCGAGCCACGCGCGCGCCGGGGTGGAACTGGCTCACCATGGCCGGGATGTCCATGCCCGCGCGGAGTGCGCGACGGACCCTCACGTCGTCGAAGGGCGCCTCCCGGTGGTTGAGCACGACGAAGGCCGTGGAGGGCGTGGTGCTCGCGGCAAGCTGGAAGGCCTCCAGGCCGGGCAGCTCCACATGCTCCGTGTCGAGGAACGACACCAGGTCCACCGCCCCCTGGCGCAGCAGCGCCACCGCTTCCTTACGAGAACCGGCGAGCAGGAACTCCAGCCGGTCCACCATCGGTCCGCCCGGACGCCAGTAAGAGGGGTTCCGCTCCAGCACCACGTGCTCGGGTTCCAGGGCGAGGAGCCGGAACGGCCCGGTGCCCACCAGCCGCCCGTTGGCGTCCGTCCGGGCCACCGCGGTGGCGGTGAGCGCCATCAACTGGAGGAAGAACGCCTTGGGCTCGCGGAGGCGAATCTCCAGCGTGTGGTCGTCCAGCACTTCCAGGCCGGACACGTCGCGCGCCATGCCAGCGGCGTACTCCGGCGCGCCCTCCACGTCCTCCAAGAGGCTCCGGTCGGGCGAGCGGAGCGCCGGGTCCAGCAGCCGCTCCAGGTGGCGCTTCACGTCGCTCGCCGTTAGCAGCGTGCCGTCGTGGAAGGTGACGCCACGGCGCAGGTAGAAGCGGTAGCGGCGCGCGGAAGGGTCTGCGTCCCAGCGCTCGGCCAGGTCGGGCTCCAGCCCGCCGTCCTCTCTGCGCACCAGTGTGGAGAACACGCACGAGGTGAGCTCGGAGACCTGGTTCTCCACGCTGAAGAGCGGGTCCACCGCCTGGCGGTTTCGCAGCGACGCGGCCTGGTGCATGCCCACGCGCAGCGTCCCGCCGGAGTGGGGCGTGGGGAGCTTGAAGTGGTACACCTCCGCTTCCAGGCCCTCTGCTTCGTGGCCCAGTTGGTCCACCGTTCGCGTCAGCCCGTCGCCGATGCGGATGACCCGGCGTGCGTCCTCGCGCACCTGGGCGACTTCCTCGCGGATGGAGGCGTCTGCCTTGGTGAGCACCACGTTGGCGGAGCGCAGCTCCTCCAGGGCGGCGCTCAGCCGCACCACCGACTCGGAGAGGTCGCGCCCGGTGCGCGCCTGGGCCTCCGCCTTCTGCGAGGCGCCCTGGCCCACGCGGGCCATCTCCTGTGTCTGGCGCAGCAGCTCGCGCGCGTGGCCGGACTGTTCAATGGCCATGCGCGTGACGTTCTCCACCCGCAGGGCCACGCGGCGGCTGGCTTCAACGACCGTGGCCCCCTGCGCCTCCAGCCGTTGCGTCTCCGCCACCGTGGCTTCAACGGCGGTGAAGGTGCGCTGGGTGATGGTGCGAATCTCCACCAGGGCCTCGGCGGCGCGGTCGCCCAGGGCCACACCGGCGGTGGCTCGCTCGCGGCCTTCCTGCACCAGCGCCACCGCCGTCTGCACGGCGTCGCGCACGCCCGCCACCATGGCGCCGATTTCGCGGGTGGAGCGCGTGGTGCGCTCGGCCAGGTTGCGAATCTCGTTGGCCACCACGCCGAAGGGCCGCCCCTGCACGCCCGCCTGGGCGGCGATGATGGCGGCATTGAGGGCCAGCAGGTTGGTCTGGTCCGCAATCTCCTGGATGACGTCGACGATGCGGCCGATTTCCGTCGAGCGCGTGCCCAGCATCTCCATCAGCTCGGCGGCCTTCCGGACCGTCTCCTCCACCCGGTACATGCCCTTGACGCTGTCGCCCACCAGCACCTCGCCGCGCTCGGCGGTGGCCGTCACGGCGATGGCCAACTGGTTCGTCTCATTGGCACGGCGGCGCACGGAATCGATGCCGCCTTCCACGGCGGCGACGAAGTCCTCGGCCTCGCTGGCGAAGCGGCCCAGTTCGTCACCGGACGCGGCGATGTTGGCCATCCGTTCGGCCATGGCCTGCATCAGCGACGTGGTGTTGTGGGCGAAGGTGTTGACCTGGGCCAGCGAGTCCACCACCTGCTCCAGCCGCTCCGTCATCTCCAGCAGCGCGCCGGTGGTGTCGACGGCGAAGACCTCCAGTTGGTGTACCCGCTTGCCTGCCACCTGGAGGCTGCCGCCCATTCCGCTGACGGCCTCCAGCGTGCGCTCCACCGCGCCGCCCTGCCGCCGCGCGGCCTCCAGCAGCATCCGGGCCTGCCCGCTCACGTCCGTGCTGGTGCGGTGCAGGTTGGCCGTCACCCGCTGCACCTGCGCCAGGGCGCGCCGCAGGGACAGGATGAGGCGGCGCACGTCCTCGTGGCCTTCATAGCGCGGCCCCACCGTGGTGGTGAGGTCGCCCTCCGCCAGCCGCGCCATCACCTGCCGGCGCACCTGCCGCCGCTGCGCCGCCCAGCGGAACCACGCGAGGTATCCCCCCGCCAGATAGAGCGCGGGCGTGGCGAGCAGCACCACCGCCCAGGTGGCATTCGGAAGCGGCGCCCCGGACACGGCTCGCAGCATCCCCCCCAGGAGGAGCGCGGAGACCAGCCCTGCCGCCAGGCCGAACGTGAACAGGTACCGTTTGGCGCCCATGAAGGAGTGGAACGCTACTCCGCCTTCTCGCGCCGGTCCTCAAAACGCCGCACACTGGGGCCGTGGCCACCCTGCTTGCCCTGCTGCTGCTGACGCTCCCGGTAAAGCCAGAGAATCCTGGTAGCGCTGGCGCGCCACCCGCGTCCCAGGCGGATTCCACGCGTTACGTCTTCGCCTGGCGCGGCGTGCCGGTAGGCACGGTGACGCTGAAGCTGGAGCCGGGCCGTTTTACCTACGTCAGCCAGCACCTGCACACCCGCGCCGGAAAGGCGGGAGCGCGCCGCCGGGAGCAGTCCCTGGCGGTGGATGCCCAGGGGCGGGTGCGTGGCTCGCCGGCGGTGCCGCAGGCGCTGTGGCTCTGGAAGGGCGTGCCCGCCGTGGGGTGTGTCGTGGGGCGGGAGGAGCTGACGGGCCGCGAGGGCCCACACTGCGTCACCCGCGTGGAGGACCGGCGCGTGGAGGGAACGTTGTTGGGGACGGCCTTCCAGGCCCGCTATGGGGCGGACGGCCAGATGGAGGCGCTGGAGGTGGGCGACTCGCGCTTCACCGTGGCCGCGCCTGGGGAGCGGCTGCGCGCGCCTCCCGAGCTTTTCGCGGACGGACTGCCCGTGGAGGGGGCCCGAGGCGCGCTGTCGCTGGAGCCGCCGCTCGACGTTCCAGCGCGGCCGGCGGGGCTGACGCCGTGGAATGCGGCGGCGGCGCGGGCGCTGGCTGCCGAGGTCCACGCGGCCTTCCCGGAGAAGACGCCCGGTGGTGCGGACTGGAGCGAGGACGGCGAGGGCGAGGCGGGCGGGTGCCTGGCGCACGCGCTGCGCTTCGCGGCGGGGGCCCGTGCTCGGGGCGTGAAGGTGGCGCTGGTGCACGGGCTGCTGGTGGTGGACGGCGGGCCGGCGCGCCCCCACGCCTGGGTGCGCGTGGCGCTGTCGAAGGGCGGGACGTTGGATTTGGACCCGACGTCCCTGGACGAGGTGTCACCGCAGACGCACCTGCCCATCGCCCTGGCGGAGGCGCAGGGCCCCGCGCTGGAGGCGGGGGCGCGCTGGCTGTCGCTGCTGCGCGGGGCGCACCGGGTGGTGCGCCGGCCGTGAGGCAGTGGGTTATTCGAAGGGGATGATGGACACCTTCGCGCCGGCCTGGATGTCCAGGACCTCCTTGGCTCGCGCGGGCAGGAAGGCCTGGGTGTTCTCCAGCCGGGCCTGGCAGCGCACGGCGCGGAAACGGTTGCGGCCGGAGTCATTCTCCGCCGCGACGAGGACGTCATCCCCCTCCAGGTCGAAGTCCTCCTCCGCCACCTTGAGCGTACGGAACTTGCGCACCAGGGAGATGTCGGCGGTGTCGGCCTCGAAGTGGGGACCGCCGTCGAACGGGTCGATGCGCTCCATGTACTTGAAGCCGATGCGCTCCAGCATGCGCTGCACGCCGCGCGTCTGCGGGCCCACCTCGCCCAGGACCTTCTGTACGCGCGCGGGGAAGAGCGACGCGTAGATGTCCGAGGCGGGGAAGAGCTCCTTGATGAACTCCTTGTTCTGCCGGCTGAGGCGGTCCGCCTCCTGGTAGGTGAGGCCGGTGAACTTCTTGCCGCAGGCCTCCCACAAGAGGCTGCGGCCGTCCGGCAGCAGCGGCGGCAGCAGCTCCGCCAGCACGCGAGGGCGGAAGAGCCGCCGGTGCATGGCGATGAAGAGGAAGCGCCCGTAGGACAGCTGCTTGCCGGGCTTGTCCGGCGTGGCGCGGTAGGGCGGGTCCACGACGAGGCCGCCCACCTCGGTGGGGCCCTCGTAGTTGTAGGCGATGGAGAGGACCTTGTGGCGAAGGTGACGGGAGAGGGACGCGGAGTAGTGCTCGCGCTCGCTCACCTCGTAATAGATGTGCGGAGCCTCATAGGTGCCGTGCTGCGCGATGATCATCGACGTGCCGATGATGAGGCTGTTGCGCACGTCTTCGAGCACGAAGAGGTACTCGCGCTCGAAGGGGTTCTTCACCTTGCCCGCGAAGCTCTTCACCGACGTGTCCACGATGGCCGACAGCGTTTCCTCGTTGTTCGGCAGGTTCACCGTGTTCAGCACGGCCGCGAGCCTTTTGAGCCCGGGCAGGTCGGTCTTCTGGACGTCACGCAGGACAAGCATTGGGACACTCGGGGCGCCCCCGGAACGGAGCGCCGGAAAGTGCGGACTATACCCCACACCTGCCGCCAGTCAGCTTGAAGGTTGTCCGGCGTGTTGATGACGCGACGTGTTGCTGTCGGCTTGCCAGGACGCCCGGAGTGTGTCAGCCGCCCTGCGCTCGACGTGAAACATGGCGTGAAACATCCAAGGCCTTGCATGCCCGCCTGCCCACTTGCCGGCCCAGCGGGAAGGATTTCGCGGGGGAATGAAGCAGTGAATGGTTTGCGGTACCGTGTGCCGGTTGTTGCATTCCAAACCTTTGCGAGGATGTGTTTTGAGAGCCTTTATCCCCGGATGGCTTGTGATGTGGTGCGTCCCCGGGCTCGCCATGGCAGGCGTCGTGTGGCGGGGGGACTTCGAGACGGGGGACCGCTCGCAGTACTCCCGCGCGCAGATGGTGAACGCGGACCGGCTGCAGGTGGTGACGTCACCCGTGGCCGAGGGCAAATACGCGCTGAAGGCGACGGTGCATCAGGGCGACGACCCCATCAACGCCAGCGGGAATCGCAACGAGCTGGTCTACATCAGCAACGAGCCGGTGGGCTCGGAGTACTACTACCGCTGGA contains:
- a CDS encoding DNA-3-methyladenine glycosylase, producing MNWLPESFYARPALVVARELLGALLVVEEGGQRRVGRIVETEAYIGEHDLACHAAKGLTPRTEVMFGPAGVAYVYLIYGMHHCFNVVTDATGAGAAVLVRAVEPVEGLPPGTRTDGPGRLCKALGLTRAHNRRGLCTPVLHLRPGTPVPESAVSRGPRIGVDYAGTWAAEPFRLWVRDSQHVSKGPPPGRRKPA
- a CDS encoding RNA polymerase sigma factor translates to MSDEAVMGEDRQLLARAQDGDVSAFEALVDAHRDKVYGLALRMTRSEADAAEITQDTFLSAYQHLKDFRGDAAFGSWVHRIAANHALMRLRHRRVAQAAEQELQGPEFTERGSLADYPQTDWSRDAEEKALDAELGSAIQQASDRLPEGYREVFLLKDVEGLSYEQIAEATGDSIPAIKSRLHRARLALREAIDAFYNRDSREL
- a CDS encoding anti-sigma factor family protein; this translates as MKRDEALGIIERNEGAPQPAEVRMYNCKDSINLLLQFLDGEMSPEDTQHLREHLRGCSPCVDFLRTYRATPGLCKKALVAKMPKEVSEKLTEFLRSKIKSAS
- a CDS encoding radical SAM protein, with the protein product MNLKSLSLQELEAALAPLSPSPAAVRKVFAAVFAHGAQSVEDVASARQVPRRVGDHLRAHAEMPKLAIVERRRADDGFVKYLFDSPLGGRIEAVRIPIFDEKYVICVSSQVGCALACDFCMTGKLGFKRNLQTWEILDQVLQVREEADRPVRGVVFMGMGEPLLNYKETLRAADILRHPAGFSIAGEAITFSTAGHVPAIRRYVREGHPYRLAFSVTSAIAEKRAKVLPIEKTHPLPELIAAIREYSEVRRERAMIAYVAISGFNMGREDAEALKVAFEGIRIKVDLIDVTDPTGKYLPPTPEELSAFRDHLQILKSPVARRYSGGKEIGAACGTLAATQYGGTVMPRPAEAPPSTTP
- a CDS encoding DedA family protein → MVEYIDQLISALGPLGLLVLGLAAMLEYVVPPFPGDTITLLGGVYAVRGSQPWVLVFLVVTVGSVVGAAINYAVGHWLAKRFDAHPERSFLGITHARLEQVQARMRVNGPWLLLVNRFLPGIRGLIFVAAGASRMPRFNALALGAVSAMAHTGLVLGLGAAVGGNLERLTALVTRYQYAVVGLVVIGAIGVGIRMLARRRAPAPGP
- a CDS encoding ABC transporter substrate-binding protein, whose product is MGAKRYLFTFGLAAGLVSALLLGGMLRAVSGAPLPNATWAVVLLATPALYLAGGYLAWFRWAAQRRQVRRQVMARLAEGDLTTTVGPRYEGHEDVRRLILSLRRALAQVQRVTANLHRTSTDVSGQARMLLEAARRQGGAVERTLEAVSGMGGSLQVAGKRVHQLEVFAVDTTGALLEMTERLEQVVDSLAQVNTFAHNTTSLMQAMAERMANIAASGDELGRFASEAEDFVAAVEGGIDSVRRRANETNQLAIAVTATAERGEVLVGDSVKGMYRVEETVRKAAELMEMLGTRSTEIGRIVDVIQEIADQTNLLALNAAIIAAQAGVQGRPFGVVANEIRNLAERTTRSTREIGAMVAGVRDAVQTAVALVQEGRERATAGVALGDRAAEALVEIRTITQRTFTAVEATVAETQRLEAQGATVVEASRRVALRVENVTRMAIEQSGHARELLRQTQEMARVGQGASQKAEAQARTGRDLSESVVRLSAALEELRSANVVLTKADASIREEVAQVREDARRVIRIGDGLTRTVDQLGHEAEGLEAEVYHFKLPTPHSGGTLRVGMHQAASLRNRQAVDPLFSVENQVSELTSCVFSTLVRREDGGLEPDLAERWDADPSARRYRFYLRRGVTFHDGTLLTASDVKRHLERLLDPALRSPDRSLLEDVEGAPEYAAGMARDVSGLEVLDDHTLEIRLREPKAFFLQLMALTATAVARTDANGRLVGTGPFRLLALEPEHVVLERNPSYWRPGGPMVDRLEFLLAGSRKEAVALLRQGAVDLVSFLDTEHVELPGLEAFQLAASTTPSTAFVVLNHREAPFDDVRVRRALRAGMDIPAMVSQFHPGARVARSLTPPELLDDADMGPAPVPDVALAERLLREAGLRRLRLTLHRPTGNDHSAEDAVLFRPLLQAGLLELRYVEMSREEYTAQVTEGRLPAFRNRWLADYPDPDTFLYFLLHSNAQTVFPMGYRNPELDRLTAEARVSIDPELRRQLYLRAEQLFQEDCPLIPLYHDRAHAAATPAVQSLRLHQTPPQVRFEDLWVDPNAAT
- a CDS encoding lasso peptide biosynthesis protein, whose translation is MATLLALLLLTLPVKPENPGSAGAPPASQADSTRYVFAWRGVPVGTVTLKLEPGRFTYVSQHLHTRAGKAGARRREQSLAVDAQGRVRGSPAVPQALWLWKGVPAVGCVVGREELTGREGPHCVTRVEDRRVEGTLLGTAFQARYGADGQMEALEVGDSRFTVAAPGERLRAPPELFADGLPVEGARGALSLEPPLDVPARPAGLTPWNAAAARALAAEVHAAFPEKTPGGADWSEDGEGEAGGCLAHALRFAAGARARGVKVALVHGLLVVDGGPARPHAWVRVALSKGGTLDLDPTSLDEVSPQTHLPIALAEAQGPALEAGARWLSLLRGAHRVVRRP
- a CDS encoding arginine N-succinyltransferase → MLVLRDVQKTDLPGLKRLAAVLNTVNLPNNEETLSAIVDTSVKSFAGKVKNPFEREYLFVLEDVRNSLIIGTSMIIAQHGTYEAPHIYYEVSEREHYSASLSRHLRHKVLSIAYNYEGPTEVGGLVVDPPYRATPDKPGKQLSYGRFLFIAMHRRLFRPRVLAELLPPLLPDGRSLLWEACGKKFTGLTYQEADRLSRQNKEFIKELFPASDIYASLFPARVQKVLGEVGPQTRGVQRMLERIGFKYMERIDPFDGGPHFEADTADISLVRKFRTLKVAEEDFDLEGDDVLVAAENDSGRNRFRAVRCQARLENTQAFLPARAKEVLDIQAGAKVSIIPFE